In the Quercus lobata isolate SW786 chromosome 5, ValleyOak3.0 Primary Assembly, whole genome shotgun sequence genome, one interval contains:
- the LOC115989448 gene encoding CTD small phosphatase-like protein 2 — MPSLKMKHNLSMHCLKEKYGLHVCQKSSKVSKKSCSYVRITEQTAEFDTCIHKCQDVSSSTQVPIENVESNEATDCAELPNEETSQFQTQPSFFVDSTTIERMESTHNSNLETIFSPALEPIENDTELKADGDTGNNNDPDMPRLGADDSDDNRSSSDYQTCDVSDFYISDMVVASLPVNENAFDGDIGDANFFPSYDYTEPSMLFDVAEQYIMLPFLEETVKMSDINDAQSGEEALNDSDNNSLYLAIDQMRSCNQEFDVNSDSDQAECFDPQVFIKNLPELSDVVSNFQATILPKETQNSKAVTLVLDLDETLVHSTLEHRDDADFTFSVFFNMKEHTVYVKQRPYLHTFLERVAEMFEVVIFTASQSIYAEQLLDILDPDGKLISRRVYRESCIFADGSYTKDLTVLGVDLAKVAIVDNSPQVFRLQVNNGIPIKSWFDDPSDCALVSLLPFLETLIDADDVRPIIAKRFGNKE; from the exons ATGCCATCACTAAAAATGAAGCACAATTTGAGCATGCactgtttaaaagaaaaatatggtCTTCATGTCTGCCAAAAGTCGAGTAAAGTTTCCAAAAAATCATGCTCATATGTCAGGATTACTGAACAAACAGCAGAATTTGACACCTGTATTCACAAATGTCAGGATG TTTCTTCAAGCACCCAAGTGCCCATTGAGAACGTTGAAAGCAATGAAGCTACAGACTGTGCCGAATTGCCTAATGAAGAAACTTCTCAGTTTCAGACACAGCCATCATTCTTTGTAGATTCTACAACCATTGAAAGAatg GAATCTACTCACAATTCAAACTTAGAGACAATTTTCTCTCCTGCTTTGGAGCCCATTGAAAACGATACTGAACTAAAAGCTGACGGTGATACAG GGAATAACAATGATCCTGACATGCCAAGGTTGGGAGCTGATGATAGTGATGATAATAGAAGCTCATCTGATTATCAAACTTGTGATGTATCAGATTTTTATATATCTGACATGGTTGTTGCTAGCTTACCTGTCAATGAGAATGCTTTTGATGGTGATATTGGTgatgcaaatttttttcctagttaCGATTATACTGAGCCAAGTATGTTGTTTGATGTGGCTGAGCAATACATAATGTTGCCTTTCCTTGAGGAAACTGTGAAAATGAGTGATATCAATGATGCCCAATCTGGTGAAGAAGCCTTAAATGACTCAGATAATAACAGCTTGTACCTAGCAATTGATCAGATGAGATCCTGCAACCAGGAATTTGATGTTAACTCTGACTCAGATCAGGCAGAGTGCTTTGATCCGCaagttttcataaaaaatttaccaGAACTATCAGATGTGGTGTCAAACTTTCAGGCAACTATTTTGCCAAAGGAAACTCAGAACAGTAAAGCTGTAACACTAGTACTTGATTTGGATG AAACACTTGTCCACTCTACATTGGAACACCGTGATGACGCAGACTTCACCTTCTCTGTTTTCTTCAATATGAAAGAGCACACTGTATATGTGAAACAGAGGCCTTACCTCCACACGTTCTTGGAGAGAGTTGCGGAGATGTTTGAAGTTGTTATTTTTACTGCAAGCCAAAGCATCTATGCAGAGCAACTTCTTGATATACTGGATCCAGATGGAAAGCTTATATCTCGCCGAGTTTACCGTGAATCATGCATTTTTGCAGATGGCAGTTACACTAAAGATTTGACAGTTTTAGGTGTTGATCTTGCAAAAGTTGCCATAGTTGATAATTCTCCACAG GTTTTCCGGTTGCAAGTCAATAATGGGATTCCTATAAAGAGTTGGTTTGATGATCCGTCAGACTGTGCACTAGTTTCATTACTTCCTTTCTTAGAGACCCTGATTGATGCCGATGATGTCCGTCCAATCATTGCCAAGAGATTTGGTAACAAGGAATAA